AAGGCAGCAGCCCCCTTGCCGGGGCCAAGGTTGCCAATCTCTCGCCCTGGCTTTCGGAGAACCTGGAGATGAGCGGAGAGTGGGAAGGCGTAGTGGTGCTGGGCGTCTATCGGGGCAGTCCGGCGGCGCGCCTCGGCCTGCGCAGCGGCGATATCATCCGCGAGCTCAACGACGAAGAACCCGGCAGCACGGCGGCGCTTGAGGAACTCGTGGCCAAGGGCAGCGCGCCCTGGTCCATGACCATCGAGAGGGACGGCAAGTCGCTCACCTGGAACGGGGGCTGATACCGGCGCCCATGGCCACGCTCTTCGAAAAGGACGCGCCCAGGCCGCTCGCCGACCGCCTGCGCCCCAAGGGGCTGGAGGAGGTGATCGGTCAGGACCATCTGCTGGGACCGGAGGGCGCGATTGGCCGCATGAAGCGCAGCGGCCGCCTGACCTCCATGATCCTCTGGGGGCCGCCCGGCTGCGGCAAGACCACCATCGCCCGCCTGATCGCCGACAGCGGCGAACTGGCCTTCGAGCCGCTCTCCGCCGTCTTCTCGGGCGTCGCCGACCTGAAGAAGGTGTTCGAGCGCGCCCGTCAGCGCCGGGAAGGCGGGCAAGGCACGCTGCTCTTCGTGGATGAGATCCACCGCTTCAACCGCGCGCAGCAGGACGGCTTCCTGCCCTACGTGGAGGACGGCACGGTGGTGCTGGTGGGGGCGACCACCGAGAACCCGTCGTTCGAGCTCAACGCCGCCTTGCTGTCGCGCTGTCAGGTCTTCGTGCTGCGCCGCCTGGACGACGAGGCGCTGGAGAAGCTGCTGGCCCGCGCCGAGACCGACCTCGGCCACGCCCTGCCGCTCGACGCGGAGGCGCGCGACACGCTGCGGGCGCTCGCCGACGGGGATGGGCGTTACCTCTTGAATCTGGTGGAAGCGATCGAGGCGGCAGCGCCCGAGAGCGACCTGGACCGCGATGCCTTGCTGACGCTGGTCCAGAAGCGCGCGCCGGTCTACGACAAGAGCCGGGAGGAGCACTACAACCTCATCTCGGCTCTGCACAAGTCGCTGCGCGGCTCGGACGCCGACGCGGCGCTCTACTGGCTGGCGCGCATGCTGGTCGGCGGAGAGGATCCCCGCTACATCCTGCGCCGCCTGGCGCGCTTCGCCGTCGAGGATATCGGTTTGGCCGACCCCGCCGCCCTGCAACAGTCGCTGGCGGGGTGGGAAGCCTATGAACGCCTGGGCTCGCCGGAGGGCGATCTGGCGGTCGCCCAGGTGGTCCTCTATCTGGCCACCGCGCCCAAGTCGAATGCGGCCTATGCGGCCTATAAGACCTCCCTCTCCGCGGCGCGCGACACCGGCTCGCTCATGCCGCCCAAGCACATCCTGAACGCGCCGACCTCGATGATGAAGGACCTGGGTTACGGCAAGGACTATGCCTACGACCATGACACCGCCGAGGGCTTCTCCGGCCAGGATTACTTCCCCGAGGAGATGGAGCGGCGGCAGTTCTACGACCCGCCCGAACGCGGCTTCGAGCGGGAGATCAACAAGCGTCTCGCCTACTGGCGGAAGCTGCGGGACGCGCGCTCCGGCAAGACCTAGAGCCCGATCCATGCGCTGCATGCAGGTGACTGACGGCAGCTATGCTGGATTCGCCCTTGTTCTTAGATGGTTAAGGCGTAGTTTCGCGAAATGAGAGACCGGGGCAGGGGCCCCTTCGCCCGCTGGTCCTGTTTCGAGGGAGAACGAACTTCAACGGAGGCCATTCAACCTAATGTCCGACTATACGCTGCCGCAGCGTGACCGGGTCGCCTTGATCACCAACGAATTGCAGCGCGACTACATCGAGGAGGGCTCGCCCATCTCCTCCCAGTCGACGCGCCAGTCCGCCCGTCAGGCCGCCGGGATCGTGCGCGCCTTTCGCGAGCAGGGCCTGCCGATCCTTCACGGCGTGCGCTTTTTCCTGCCCGATGGCTCCAATGTGGAGCCCTGCCGCCGTCAGGCGGTGGAGGAGGGCATGCGCGTCCTGATGCCGGGTACCCGGGGCGCTGATCTTCTCGAAGATATCCAGTTGCCCGGAGAGCGGCGGCTTGCGGTCCACACCCTCCTGGACGGTGAGATTCAGGAGCTCTCGCGCTCAGAATACGCCTTCTACAAGCCCCGCTGGGGCGCGTTCTACCGCACGCCGCTGGACGCCATGCTCCAGCAATGGGGCGTCAACACCCTGGTCCTGGTCGGCAGCGACTTCCAGAGAGGGGTCCAGGCGACCGTCTATGAGGCCTGCGCGCGCGACTACCGCGTGGTGGTGATCCCGGAGGCCGCCGGCAACGACGAGCCGGAAGAAGCGCTGAACGAACTCGGCCGGCTCGGCGTCTATCTGATGAGCGAGACCGCCACGCAAAACTGGCTCAAGAGCGGGCGCCAGCAAAGCCTGAGCGCTGCCTTGTCGTCTTGATCGCCGGGGCGAAGCCCGGCAGTCTAAGCGCCGCTTGATCCCATGACCGGAGAGGCATCATGAACATGGTACTGGCCGTGGCCGCCGGGGGTGCGCTGGGCGCTGTCGCCCGCTATTTCGGCGCCGGATACATCGGCCGCCTGCTGGGCCTGGATTTCCCCGTCGGGATTCTGGCGGTCAATATCATCGGTTCCTTCCTGATGGGCGTCCTGGTGGAGGCTTCGGCCCTGGTCTGGTCGCCCTCTCCGGAACTGCGCGCCTTCATCGCCGTCGGCTTCCTCGGCGCCTTCACGACCTTTTCGACCTTCTCGATGGAAGCGGTGCTGCTGTACGAGAGGGGGCAGGGGCTCGCGGCTGCCCTCTACGTGGGTCTCAGCGTCGGGCTTTCGCTGGGCGCTTTCCTACTGGCTCTCTCCCTGATGCGCAGTCTCCTGTCATGAGCGGGGTGGTGACGCGTCAGGTCGGGGCGGGCGAAGGCGGCCAGCGGCTCGACCGCTGGTTCAAGCAGCACTATCCCTCGCTGGGCCTGGGACGGCTCAACAAGCTGCTTCGGACCGGACAGATACGCGTGGATGGCAAGCGCGCCAAGTCCTCGACTCGGCTGGAGCCCGGCCAGGCGATCCGGGTCCCGCCCATGGACGACAGCGCCCAGCAGCCGCCCGGCGAGCGTCCCAAGCGCACGGTGAAGGCCGATCCCAAGCTGGTCGAGCAGTTGAAGCAGGCGATCCTCTACAAGGACGACTGGGTGCTCGCGATCAACAAGCCGGCGGGGTTGGCCGTCCAGGGCGGCAGCAAGCAGGAACAGCACCTGGACGGGCTTCTGGACGGGCTGAGGCTGGGCGCGGATGAGCGTCCGCGCCTGGTCCACCGACTGGACAAGGATACCAGCGGCGTGCTGCTGCTGGCGCGCAGCGCTGAAGCCGCACGGCGTCTGGCCGAGGCCTTCAAGGACAAGGAGACCGAGAAGGTCTATTGGGCCGTGGTGGTGGGCGAGCCAAAGCCGCTTGAAGGCCGTCTTGATCTGGCGCTGTCGAAGAAGCCTTCTCCGCGTGGCGAACGGGTTGATGTGGACGAAGAGGAGGGACGGCGCGCCGTGACCGACTTCCGTGCGCTGGACCGGCTGGGCGGCAAGGCGACGCTGCTGGAACTGCGGCCGTTGACGGGACGCACCCACCAGCTCCGCGCCCATTGCCGGGAGCTGGGCACGCCGATCCTGGGCGACGGCAAGTATGGGGGCGCGGATGCTTTCCTGGAGGGGCTGGACCTGCCCAAGAAGCTGCACCTGCACGCGCGGCGCATCCGCCTGCCGCACCCTTCGGGCAGCGGGAAGCTGCTGGAGGTGAAGGCGCCGCCGCCGCGCCACCTGCTCGAGACCTTCGAGCTCTTGGGCCTGGAGCCCAGCGACCTCGATCCTGAGCTCTGACGGGGGCCGCCATGCACGGCTTCAAGCTCATCGTCTTCGACATGGACGGCACGCTGATCGACGGTCAGCACCACATCCAATACGCGATGCGCGAGAGCTTCACCGCGCTGGGCCTGCCGGAGCCGGATGCCGAGAAGGTGCGCTCCATCGTCGGACTTACCCTGGAGGACGCCTTTGCGCGCCTGCACCCAGAGCCGGAGAGCGAGGCCCAACTCCTGCGCCTGATCGGTCACTTCAAGGAAACGGCCTTCGCGCTGCGCCGCAGGCCCGATTACTCCGAGCCTCTCTACGAAAGCGTCAAGGAGGTCATCGCCGAGCTCGACGGGCCGGAGGTCTGCCTGGGGATCGCAACCGGAAGGGCGCGGCGGGGCGTAGATTTCAGCCTCGATCTGCATGGCCTTTCCCACCATTTTGTCACAATTCAGACAGTGGACAACAACGCCGGGAAGCCGCACCCTGAGATGCTGCAGCGTGCCATGGCCGAGGTGGGCGCCGAGCCCGAGGAAACGGTCATGATCGGCGATACCTCCTACGACATGTTGATGGCGCGCGCGGCCCGTTGCCGTGCACTGGGCGTCGCCTGGGGTTATCATCCGCGCGATGAATTGCACGCGGCGGGAGCAGAACATCTGGCGGAGCGCTTTGGGGAGATACCCGGGCTGCTGGCGCGTTTTTAGGAGAAGCGAAGAATGCGACTGAAGCATGTCCTGATAGGCCTATTCGTTCTGATCGTGGCGGTGATCGTTGCCGGTTACGCCGTCCTCAGCAGCCTGGATATCAACCAGTACCGCGATCAGATCATCGCGGAAGCTGAGAAGGCGACGGGACGCACGCTGCGTATCGACGGGGAGATGGACCTCAAGATATCGCTTTCGCCTGCGGTCGTGCTGAACGACGTCGGCCTTTCCAACGCCGAGTGGGCCGCGACCGACGAGATGGTCTCGGTGAACCGCTTCGAGCTGGAAGTCGCGATCCTGCCGCTCCTTTCGAACGAACTTCAGATCAAGCGTCTGGTGATCATCGACCCGGTCATCGAGCTGGAGACCCAGCCCGATGGGACCGCGAACTGGGCGCTGGAGGTTGGCGAGCCGGGCGCTGAGCCGTCCGAACCCTCCGAAAGCGGTGGCGGGAAGTTGAGCACCAGCTTCGACGAGGTCGTCATCGAAGGCGGGCGCGTCACCTACCGCAACGGCGCGACGGGGGAGACCCTGGCGCTGACCATCGACAGCCTGACGGCGGAGGCCAGCGGCACCTCCTCCCCGCTGGTTCTGGACTTCACGGGCAGCTATCAGGATGTGCCGGTCAATCTGGCGGGCTCCCTTAGCAGCCTTGCGGTCCTGACCGACCCGGATCAGAAGAAGTCCATCGACCTCAGCGGCGGTTTGGGCGGCATGGAGTTCACGGCGCTTGGCACGGCGCTGCTGAGCGGCGGTCAGCCTTCCGCCGACATCGCGCTCACCTTCAAGGCCGACGATCTTTCAGCCATCGAGAAGATTTCCGGCGCCGGCGTTCCGCCGCTGACCGGCATCGACGTCTCGACGCAGGTGGCGCTGAGCGGCCAGACACTGAAGCTGAGCGACATCAAGGCCGTGGTGGCGAACAGCGATTTGGAGGGTCAGCTCACTCTGGTGGCGGGCGCCACGCCTTCGGTCACGGGAACTATCCAGTCGGAGACCATCGACCTGCGTGATTTTGCGGCCGAAGGTGCTGAAGGCGGCGGTCAGGCAACGGAAGCCCCGGCGTCAGGTGGCGGTGATTCGCCCTATGTGATTCCGGAAACGCCGCTGCCGCTCGATCTGCTGCGCGCGGCGATGGTGGATGTGAACCTCTCGGTGGGCGCGCTTGTCCTGAACGACAGCCTGACCCTGGAGCAGACCCAGGGTAAAATCGGCCTGAAGGACGGCGTCCTGACGCTGACGCCCCTGAAGACCCTGCTTTCCGACGGTCGCCTGCAGGTCGACAGCACGCTCAACTCTGCCCAGCAAACGCCGGCGCTGGACTTCGGTTTCACCGCCGCTGGCGTCGACTATGGCAAGCTGCTGCGTGAGCAGGGCAACTTCGACAAGATGCGCGGCACCATCGGCGCGGACATCGCGGTTGCGGGCAGCGGCGCCTCTCCGCGGGCCATCGCCTCCACCCTCAACGGCACCATCAAGATCGAGGGTGGCGAAGGACAGCTCGACGACCGCCTGTTGAAGATCCTGACAGCGGGCGTCGATCAACTGGGGACCCTCTTCTCCAAGGAGCAGGGCAATAAGCTGAACTGCATCCTGGTTGAGTTCGAGGTCAAGAACGGCCTCGCCACCTCCAAGGCCATTGTCATGGACAGCGAGGTGCTGACGGTCTCCGGCGGCGGGACCATCGATCTGCGTACGGAGGAGCTGAACCTGGTGTTCGATACCTCGACCCGCAATGCGTCTCTCGCCAGCCTTGCCGTGCCCTTCCGGGTCGGCGGCACCATGAAGAACCCGCGTGTCGCGCCCGATCTGGCGGGCACCGCGCTGGGCATCGCCAAGACCGCGGGCGTGGTGGTCAATCCCGTCGCAGGGGTCTCGGCGCTGTTGGGCGCGAAGGCGGTCGAAAGCAGCGACGGTGGCACCGCCTGTAGCGCTGCGGTCGAGCAGGTTCAGTCGGACGGCGGCGGCGGTGGCGTCGAGCAGATCCTCTCCGACCCGAAATCCGCCATCGACAGCGTCCTGGGCGGCGGCAGCGGCGACGCTGGCGCAACCGGCGGCGCGACCGATGGCGGGAGCGGCGACGGCGGTTCCAGCAACCCGGTGGAAGACGCGACCAAGAAGCTGAAGGGGCTCTTCGGGAACTGATGACCGACGAGACGCTCGAAAAGAAGCTGCGCGAAGCCCGCCGGAAGCCCAAGCGTTTCTATAAAACAGCCACCGCCGGGGAAACGCCGGACGGCTGGGTCGTGCTGCTGGACGGGCGCGCCCTGCGCAGTCCCATGAAGCAGCCGGTAATCCTGCCCAGCGCGGCCTTGGCTGAGGCTTTGGCGGAAGAGTGGGACGCGCAATCCGAGGAGATCGACGCTGCGGCCATGCCGCTGACGGCCCTCGCCTGCACGGCCCTGGACAGGGCGGGGCCCCAGCGCAGGGATCTCGAAGCCCAGCTTCTGGCCTATGGCGGCAACGACCTGCTCTGCTACTGGGCGGAGCACCCGGAGAACCTGATCGAGCGCCAGCGGGCCGTCTGGCAACCCGTGCTCGATTGGTGCAAGGACCGCTATGGCGCAGAGATGAACGTGGTCGCGGGCATCCTGCCCTGTGAGCAGCCGCCCGAGAGCCGCGAGGCGTTGGCCCGGGCGGTAGCGGACTTGGACGCCTTCCGCCTGGCGGCCTTGTCGACCGCAGTCGGCGTCAGCGGCTCCTTGTTGATCGCTCTCGCTCTTGTGGAGGGCCATCTGGACGCCGAAGCCGCCTTCGAGGCAGCCGAACTGGACGCCAGCCATCAGATAGAGCTTTGGGGCGAGGATTTCGAGGCATCGGTCCGTCGAGAGGCGGTCATGCGCGACTTACGGGCGGTGGCGCAATTTCTTCATTTGCTTAAATAACCTGACTTGGCGGTGACTTAGCCCAATTTGGCCGTGACCTGCGAAAACTAGGACTTGCCAAGCGTTTTCTCTTGATATTACGATTTGTGACAAGGCTAGACGTAGGTCTCACGTCTGGTTTTCAGATCGGCAGAGTCACGCTTTGGGAGAGGGGTGGCTTGTTCGCTGGTTTGAAACGCGGACCTCTCTGGTCGTCCCCTTCGGTAGAAGGGTCCGCGCTTCGAGGCGCCTTGGTGGGTGTCCTCTAATACGGCCGGCGACGCAACCCCCACCGCGTCGCCGGCCAATTTAGTTCCAGACCCAGCTTTCATTCCTTATTCAAACCAGGTCCTGTCTCAATCAGGTCTCGTGGATTTGCGCCGTGGAATTGCGCGTGGAGATACGCCGCCGGGTCGCCGGTCTCCGCACAAGCTTGGCGGGGGCTGCCTCGCGTGCTATCAGCATTGCGCTAACAGAAAAGCAATAAGTCCGCGATTAGGGGAAGGGACATGCAGGACATCATCCGATTGTTGGAAGAAAAGCGTGAGGCCGCGCGCGCCGGGGGTGGCGAGCGCCGTACCGAGGCGCAGCACGGGAAGGGAAAACTGACCGCGCGCGAGCGGATAGAGGTGCTGCTGGACGAGGGTTCCTTCGAAGAATGGGACATGTTCAAGGAGCACCGCTGCGTCGATTTCGGCATGGCCGACCAGACCGTTCCCGGCGATGGCGTGGTCACGGGCTTCGGGACGGTGGGCGGACGCCCGATCTTCGTCTTCAGCCAGGATTTCACGGTCTTCGGAGGATCGCTCTCGGAAACCCACGCCGAGAAGATCTGCAAGATCATGGATCAGGCCATGCGGGTGGGCGTGCCGGTCGTGGGCCTCAACGATTCCGGCGGCGCGCGCATTCAGGAAGGCGTGGCCTCACTTGCCGGCTACGCCGAGGTGTTTCAGCGCAACGTGCTCGCCTCGGGCGTGGTGCCCCAAATTTCCATGATCATGGGTCCCTGCGCGGGCGGGGCGGTCTACTCGCCGGCCATGACCGACTTCATCTTCATGGTGAAGGACTCCTCCTACATGTTCGTGACCGGCCCCGACGTGGTGAAGACCGTGACCCATGAAACCGTGACGCATGAGGAGCTGGGCGGGGCCTTGACCCACACCACCCGCTCCGGCGTCGCCGACCTGGCGTTCGAGAACGATGTCGAGGCCCTGCTGGAGCTGCGCCGCTTCCTCGGGTTCTTGCCCTCGTCAAATCGTGAGGGCCCGCCTGAGCGTCCGACAGGCGACCCGCGTGACCGTCCCGACTATTCCCTGGACAGCCTGATCCCGCCCAACCCGAACAAGCCCTACGACATGAAGGAGCTGATCGAGAAGGTGGTGGACGAGGGCGAGTTCTTCGAGCTTCAGCCCGCCTATGCCGGGAACATCGTGATCGGGTTCGCGCGCTTCAACGGATCGCCGGTCGGGATCGTCGCCAATCAGCCCATGGTGCTCGCCGGCTGTCTGGATATCTCTTCCGCCATCAAGGGCGCGCGCTTCGTGCGCTTCTGCGACGCCTTCAACATTCCGATCGTCACCTTCGTCGACGTGCCGGGGTTCCTGCCGGGAACCTCTCAGGAATACAACGGCATCATCAAGCATGGGGCAAAGCTGCTCTTCGCCTACGCCGAAGCGACGGTGCCCAAGGTGACGGTCATCACCCGCAAGGCCTATGGCGGTGCTTACGACGTGATGAGCTCCAAGCATCTGCGCGGCGATGTGAACTATGCCTGGCCGACCGCTGAGATCGCCGTCATGGGGCCGAAGGGCGCGGTGGAGATCATCTTCCGTCAGGACATGGACGACCCTGAGAAGATCGAGCAGCGCACCGAGGAATACCGCCAGAAGTTCGCGAACCCCTTCGTAGCGGCTTCGCGCGGCTTCATCGATGACGTGATCATGCCGCACAACACGCGGCGCCGGATCTGCCGGGCGCTGGAGATGTTGCGGGACAAGGAGCAGGAAAACCCGCCCAAGAAGCACGATAATCTGCCGCTGTAACGCGCAAGACGGGGACAGGAAGCACCAAGATGGCTGATAAGAAACGACCCTTTGACAAGATACTGATCGCCAACCGTGGCGAGATCGCCTGCCGCGTGATCCGCTCGGCCAAGCGCATGGGCATCAAGACCGTCGCCGTTTATTCGGAGGCGGACGCCGGAGCGCTGCATGTCGACTTGGCCGACGAGTCCGTCGCGATTGGGCCCGCCCCCGCCTCGGAGAGCTACCTGGTCGCCGATAAGCTGATCGAGGCCTGCAAGAAGACCGGGGCTGAGGCCGTTCACCCCGGCTATGGCTTCGTCTCGGAGAACACCGCCTTCGCCAAGGCGCTGGACAAGGCCGGCATCGCCTTCATCGGTCCGCCGCCGGGCGCCATCGCCGCCATGGGCGACAAGATCGAATCGAAGAAGCTGGCGGCGGAAGCGGGGGTTTCCACCGTTCCCGGCTACATGGGCGTCATCGCCGACGCCGAGGAGGCGGTGAAGATCGCCAAGGAGATCGGCTTTCCGGTCATGATCAAGGCCTCAGCCGGGGGCGGCGGCAAGGGCATGCGCGTGGCCTACGACGAGGCCGAGGCGAAGGACGGCTTCCGCTCCGCCACGAACGAGGCGCGCTCCTCCTTCGGCGACGACCGGGTCTTCATCGAGAAGTTCATCGAAGAGCCGCGCCACATCGAGATTCAGGTCCTGGCGGATAAGCACGGGACGACGCTGCACCTGGGCGAGCGTGAGTGCTCCATCCAGCGCCGCCATCAGAAAGTCATCGAAGAGGCTCCATCGCCCTTCCTCGACGCCGAGACGCGTGAGGCCATGGGCGAGCAGGCCAAGGCGCTGGCGCGCGCGGTCGATTACTGCTCCGCCGGCACGGTCGAGTTCATCGTCGACAAGAACCGCAATTTCTACTTCCTGGAGATGAACACGCGCCTTCAGGTCGAGCATCCCGTGACCGAGATGGTGACCGGGATCGATATCGTCGAATGGATGATCCGGATCGCCGCGGGCGAGAAGCTGACGCTCGCCCAGGAGGACATTGGCTGGAAGGGTTGGGCCATCGAATCGCGCGTCTACGCCGAGGATCCCCGCCGCAACTTCCTGCCTTCCATCGGCCGTCTGGCCCGCTACAGGGAACCTCAGGGCGAGGGCGTGCGCGTGGACAGCGGCGTGATCGAAGGCTCGGAGATCACCATGTTCTACGATCCCATGATCGCCAAGCTGGTGACCTATGGCGCCGACCGGAACAAGGCGATCGCCCGTATGCAGACCGCGCTGGATTCCTTCTACATCCGCGGTATCAACCACAACATGGACTTCCTCGCCGCCGTACTGGCGCAGCCGCGTTTCAAGGAAGGGCGGCTTTCCACCAACTACATCGCCGAGGAGTTCCCGGACGGCTTCGAAGGGCTGGAGGCGAGCGAGGAGGTGACGCGCCAGTTGATCGCGACCGCCGCCGTCCTGCGCTTCATCCGCGCGGAACGGGATGCCGAGGTCTCCGGTCAGGAGGCGCCCAACGATTGGGTCGCGCGGGTGGAGCAGACGGAGAATCACCCGGTCTCGGTGGAACGCCGGGGAGAGGACTTCCTGGTGGAGTTGGGCGGCCATTCCATGACCGTCTCCAGCGCCTGGAAGCTGGGCGATCTGGTCTTCCTCGGCAAGGTCGAGGGCAAGGGCGTATCGATCCAGATCGACAGGCGCGGACCGGCCGACCGGCTTACCATGGGCGGTGTCGCTCAGGAGATCATGGTGCTGCGCCCGCGTATCGCGGAACTTGCCGCGCTGATGCCGATCAAACAGCCGCCCGACCTCTCCAAGTTCCTGCTCTCCCCAATGCCGGGGCTGCTGGTCTCGCTGGCCGTGGAGGAGGGGCAGGAGGTCAAGGCAGGCGAGGAGCTCGCGGTCGTGGAGGCGATGAAGATGGAGAACATCCTGCGCGCCACCAGCGACGGCAAGGTCTCCAAGGTCTGCGCCGAGCCGGGGGCGAGCCTGGCGGTCGATCAGGCGATCCTGGAGTTCGAATAAGGCCCGGGTGGGCGAATAGCCGGACATGGAACATCTCGACAGACCCTCCGAGGAAGATTGGGACGAACGCCGTCTCTGGTTCGAGGAGGAGCAGGCGCGCGCCACCGCAGGCGGCGTCGGCCGCTTGTCGGAGCAGGGTGCGGCGCTGATGGTCGAGTTGCAGTGCTGCTTTTGCGCCGGGGCCTGGGTGGCCAGCGTCCTGCTGGCCGCCGCCGTGGTCGACGCCCAGGCGCTTTACAGCGGCTTCCCGGCCGATGAACTCACTGAGGAGCGGAGCTGGTTACGGCAGCTGCGCAATGGCCTGCTGCACGAGAACCGCTCCAAGCCTGCCCTGACCGTCGAGGATCACTGGACCCAGCGCGACCTCTGGCGGCGTCACGCCAAGCGCGCGGTCAGGGTCGCCTTCGCAAGCGTCCACGGCACGGCCTCGCCCCGGCGGCGCGCCGGGCGAGGGTAAGAGGGGCGGGAGTGAGAAGGAGCCTTGGGGCGGAGAGGTGCCGGAAGGCTTCGAGCAGCGCCCGACAGCCTGAGCCGCCCTCCTGACCAACCGACTTTTCCCCAGGCCAGCAGGCTACGCGATCTTGTAGCGCTGTGGCCTTGGGGCTACCATATCTCGCGATTCTTATCAGGGAGACTCCATGTCCGCCGTTCGCTCGGAAGACGAGGGCAACATCCAGCCGGTGCGCCTGGCCGACGCGCTGGCCGAGCGTTACTTGAGCTACGCCCTTTCCACCATCATGGCTCGCTCGCTGCCCGACGTGCGCGACGGCTTGAAGCCCGTTCACCGGCGCCTGCTCTACGCCATGCGCCAACTGCGATTGAACCCCGATTCGCCCTATAAGAAGTCGGCCCGCGTGGTCGGCGACGTGATCGGTAAGTTCCACCCGCACGGGGATCAGGCGATCTACGATGCGCTGGTGCGCCTGGCCCAGAACTTCGCGCTGCGGTATCCGCTGATCGACGGGCAGGGCAACTTCGGCAATATCGACGGCGATAACGCGGCGGCCATGCGATACACCGAGGCCCGGTTGACGGCCGTGGCCGAGGCGCTGCTCGACGGCATCGACGAGGACACGGTCGATTTCCGCCCGACCTATGACGGGGAGGGCAAGGAGCCGGTGGTGCTGCCGTCGGCCTTTCCGAACCTGCTGGCCAATGGCTCCCAGGGCATCGCGGTCGGCATGGCCACCTCGATCCCGCCGCACAATGCCGAAGAGCTCTGCAACGCGCTGCTGCACATCATCAAGCACCCCAACGTCACCGCCGACAAGCTGGTGGAACTGGTGCCCGGACCCGACTTCCCGACCGGCGGCATCCTGGTGGAATCCCGCGAGGCGATTCGGGAGGCCTATGCCACGGGGCGCGGTTCCTTCCGTCTGAGGGCGCGCTGGGAGGCGGAGAAGATGCCCGGCGGCACCTACCGGATCATCGTCACCGAGATTCCCTATCAGGTTCAGAAATCCAAGCTGATCGAACGCATCGCCGACCTGCTGCACCAGAAGAAGCTGCCGCTGCTGGCCGACGTCCTGGACGAGTCCGCCGCTGATGTGCGCGTGGTGCTGGAGCCCAAGAGCCGCAACGTCGCGCCGGAGGTGCTGATGGAGCACCTCTTCAAGCAGACAGAGCTGGAGACGCGGGTCAGCCTCAACATGAACGTGCTGGGGGCGGACCACACCCCGCGGGTCATGCCGCTGCGCGACGTCCTGCAGGCTTTCCTTGACCACCGGCACGAGGTGCTGGTGCGGCGTTCGCATCATCGCCTGGACGAGATCATCAAGCGCCTGGAGGTCCTGAGCGGCTATCTGGTGGCTTACCTCAACCTCGACGAGGTGATCCGGATCATCCGGGAGGAGGACGAGCCCAAGGCCGAA
The nucleotide sequence above comes from Limibacillus sp.. Encoded proteins:
- a CDS encoding acyl-CoA carboxylase subunit beta, producing MQDIIRLLEEKREAARAGGGERRTEAQHGKGKLTARERIEVLLDEGSFEEWDMFKEHRCVDFGMADQTVPGDGVVTGFGTVGGRPIFVFSQDFTVFGGSLSETHAEKICKIMDQAMRVGVPVVGLNDSGGARIQEGVASLAGYAEVFQRNVLASGVVPQISMIMGPCAGGAVYSPAMTDFIFMVKDSSYMFVTGPDVVKTVTHETVTHEELGGALTHTTRSGVADLAFENDVEALLELRRFLGFLPSSNREGPPERPTGDPRDRPDYSLDSLIPPNPNKPYDMKELIEKVVDEGEFFELQPAYAGNIVIGFARFNGSPVGIVANQPMVLAGCLDISSAIKGARFVRFCDAFNIPIVTFVDVPGFLPGTSQEYNGIIKHGAKLLFAYAEATVPKVTVITRKAYGGAYDVMSSKHLRGDVNYAWPTAEIAVMGPKGAVEIIFRQDMDDPEKIEQRTEEYRQKFANPFVAASRGFIDDVIMPHNTRRRICRALEMLRDKEQENPPKKHDNLPL
- a CDS encoding acetyl/propionyl/methylcrotonyl-CoA carboxylase subunit alpha; its protein translation is MADKKRPFDKILIANRGEIACRVIRSAKRMGIKTVAVYSEADAGALHVDLADESVAIGPAPASESYLVADKLIEACKKTGAEAVHPGYGFVSENTAFAKALDKAGIAFIGPPPGAIAAMGDKIESKKLAAEAGVSTVPGYMGVIADAEEAVKIAKEIGFPVMIKASAGGGGKGMRVAYDEAEAKDGFRSATNEARSSFGDDRVFIEKFIEEPRHIEIQVLADKHGTTLHLGERECSIQRRHQKVIEEAPSPFLDAETREAMGEQAKALARAVDYCSAGTVEFIVDKNRNFYFLEMNTRLQVEHPVTEMVTGIDIVEWMIRIAAGEKLTLAQEDIGWKGWAIESRVYAEDPRRNFLPSIGRLARYREPQGEGVRVDSGVIEGSEITMFYDPMIAKLVTYGADRNKAIARMQTALDSFYIRGINHNMDFLAAVLAQPRFKEGRLSTNYIAEEFPDGFEGLEASEEVTRQLIATAAVLRFIRAERDAEVSGQEAPNDWVARVEQTENHPVSVERRGEDFLVELGGHSMTVSSAWKLGDLVFLGKVEGKGVSIQIDRRGPADRLTMGGVAQEIMVLRPRIAELAALMPIKQPPDLSKFLLSPMPGLLVSLAVEEGQEVKAGEELAVVEAMKMENILRATSDGKVSKVCAEPGASLAVDQAILEFE
- the parC gene encoding DNA topoisomerase IV subunit A; the encoded protein is MSAVRSEDEGNIQPVRLADALAERYLSYALSTIMARSLPDVRDGLKPVHRRLLYAMRQLRLNPDSPYKKSARVVGDVIGKFHPHGDQAIYDALVRLAQNFALRYPLIDGQGNFGNIDGDNAAAMRYTEARLTAVAEALLDGIDEDTVDFRPTYDGEGKEPVVLPSAFPNLLANGSQGIAVGMATSIPPHNAEELCNALLHIIKHPNVTADKLVELVPGPDFPTGGILVESREAIREAYATGRGSFRLRARWEAEKMPGGTYRIIVTEIPYQVQKSKLIERIADLLHQKKLPLLADVLDESAADVRVVLEPKSRNVAPEVLMEHLFKQTELETRVSLNMNVLGADHTPRVMPLRDVLQAFLDHRHEVLVRRSHHRLDEIIKRLEVLSGYLVAYLNLDEVIRIIREEDEPKAELIAAFDLTENQADAILNMRLRHLRKLEEMEIRKEHDALTAERADLEDLLENEERRWSTIADQIRATREAFGKKTDLGRRMTDLGDVPDDIVVPLEAVIEREPITVLLSQKGWIRAMKGHVEDVTTAKYKEGDRERFVQRAQTTDKLLVFATNGRLYTLGADKLPGGRGFGEPLRLMIDLPNDQDVIAMMLHRPGGKLLVASSEGQGFLVPEEEVIAQTKNGKQVLNVSDGAEAQVCRPLPEGADSVAVVGDNHKLLIFPLEELPEMTRGKGVRLQRYKDGGLADAKCFTLAEGLSWTMGGAGDRTRTETELTDWLGKRASAGRLPPRGFPKNNRFD
- a CDS encoding ATP12 family protein, with protein sequence MTDETLEKKLREARRKPKRFYKTATAGETPDGWVVLLDGRALRSPMKQPVILPSAALAEALAEEWDAQSEEIDAAAMPLTALACTALDRAGPQRRDLEAQLLAYGGNDLLCYWAEHPENLIERQRAVWQPVLDWCKDRYGAEMNVVAGILPCEQPPESREALARAVADLDAFRLAALSTAVGVSGSLLIALALVEGHLDAEAAFEAAELDASHQIELWGEDFEASVRREAVMRDLRAVAQFLHLLK